One genomic window of Bradyrhizobium sp. B124 includes the following:
- a CDS encoding IS630 family transposase (programmed frameshift) produces MVRPLSNDLRERAVKAVESGESCHAVAARFDVAVSSVVKWRQRYRATGSVAPGKMGGHRKPVLEPHRAFIVERIRQTPHLTLHGLKDELAARGVKVSHHAVWTFLRREGLSFKKTLFALEQGRADVARRRQRWRSLQDRLDPNRLVFIDETWIKTNMAPLRGWGSKGERLRGFAPHGHWRTLTFLGALRSDQLTAPCVFDGPINGESFRAYVEQQLVKVLKPGDIVVMDNLGSHKSPTVRKMIRKAGARLWYLPPYSPDLNPIEQVFAKIKHWMRIAQKRTIDDACDHIGHIVRSVLPGECSNYFVNAGYASIKK; encoded by the exons ATGGTCCGACCTCTTTCGAATGATCTGCGTGAGCGAGCCGTAAAAGCGGTGGAATCCGGCGAGAGTTGCCATGCTGTGGCGGCCCGGTTCGATGTTGCAGTGTCGTCCGTCGTGAAGTGGCGGCAGCGCTATCGCGCGACGGGTTCGGTGGCGCCGGGCAAGATGGGCGGTCACCGTAAGCCGGTTCTGGAACCGCATCGAGCGTTCATCGTGGAGCGGATCAGGCAGACGCCACATCTAACGCTGCACGGGCTGAAGGACGAACTTGCCGCGCGAGGCGTGAAAGTCTCGCACCATGCGGTATGGACCTTCCTGCGACGCGAAGGTCTCAGCTTC AAAAAAACACTGTTCGCCCTTGAGCAGGGCCGCGCCGACGTCGCGCGGCGGCGGCAGCGCTGGCGCAGCTTGCAGGATCGCCTCGATCCAAACCGCCTGGTGTTCATCGACGAGACCTGGATCAAGACCAACATGGCCCCGCTGCGCGGCTGGGGATCCAAGGGCGAGCGGTTGCGCGGCTTTGCGCCGCACGGTCACTGGCGAACTCTGACCTTCCTCGGTGCCCTACGCTCCGACCAGCTCACTGCGCCTTGCGTATTCGACGGACCGATCAACGGCGAAAGCTTCCGCGCCTATGTCGAACAGCAACTCGTCAAAGTGCTCAAACCGGGCGACATCGTCGTCATGGATAATCTTGGTAGCCACAAGTCGCCGACCGTCCGCAAGATGATCCGGAAAGCCGGCGCAAGGCTGTGGTACCTGCCACCGTACTCACCCGACCTCAACCCGATCGAGCAAGTCTTCGCCAAGATCAAGCACTGGATGCGCATCGCACAGAAACGCACGATCGACGACGCTTGCGACCACATCGGCCACATTGTCAGAAGCGTTCTGCCCGGCGAATGCAGCAACTACTTCGTTAATGCCGGATACGCTTCCATCAAAAAATGA
- a CDS encoding RluA family pseudouridine synthase yields MEVIVAGDEGSARLDRVLAQRTPELSRSRLKALILAGSVAVKDAIVRDPAYHVAKGDTIIIDVPEAVPAEPQGEDIALDIVFEDDDIIVINKPRGLVVHPAAGHATGTLVNALIAHCGSSLSGIGGVKRPGIVHRLDKDTTGLMVIAKNDQAHQSLTAQFADHGRTGPMERGYMAFAWGVPNRPHGTIDAPIDRHPHAREKMAVRQGGREAITHFEVRESFAGRDGKAVASLLACRLETGRTHQIRVHLAHLGHPLMGDSVYGAHFKTKAGQLSVEGKHALTALDRQALHAYLLTLEHPRTGELLHWESALPEDLLLLQRALAAAV; encoded by the coding sequence CTGGAGGTCATCGTCGCAGGCGACGAGGGCTCGGCCCGGCTTGACCGCGTGCTCGCACAGCGCACGCCGGAGCTGTCGCGGTCCCGGCTGAAGGCGCTGATCCTCGCCGGTTCCGTGGCCGTCAAGGACGCCATCGTGCGCGACCCCGCTTATCATGTCGCCAAGGGCGATACGATCATAATCGACGTGCCGGAGGCCGTGCCCGCCGAGCCTCAGGGCGAGGACATCGCGCTCGATATCGTGTTCGAGGACGACGACATCATCGTCATCAACAAGCCGAGGGGCCTCGTCGTGCATCCCGCGGCCGGCCATGCTACGGGAACGCTCGTCAACGCGCTGATCGCGCATTGCGGCTCGAGCCTGTCGGGTATCGGCGGGGTCAAGCGGCCGGGCATCGTGCACCGCCTCGACAAGGATACCACGGGGCTGATGGTGATTGCCAAGAACGACCAGGCGCATCAGTCGCTGACCGCGCAATTCGCCGACCACGGCCGCACCGGCCCGATGGAGCGCGGCTACATGGCGTTCGCCTGGGGCGTGCCGAACCGGCCCCACGGCACCATCGACGCGCCGATCGACCGCCACCCGCATGCCCGCGAGAAGATGGCCGTGCGCCAGGGCGGCCGCGAGGCGATCACCCATTTCGAGGTGCGAGAGAGTTTTGCCGGCCGCGACGGCAAGGCGGTCGCCTCGCTCTTGGCCTGCCGGCTCGAGACCGGGCGGACCCATCAGATCCGGGTCCACCTCGCCCATCTCGGCCATCCCCTGATGGGCGACAGCGTTTACGGCGCCCACTTCAAGACCAAGGCCGGACAGCTGAGTGTGGAAGGTAAGCACGCACTTACCGCGCTCGACCGGCAGGCCCTGCACGCCTATCTGCTGACTTTGGAACACCCCCGCACCGGGGAACTTTTACACTGGGAGTCGGCCTTGCCGGAGGATTTGCTTCTCCTGCAGCGGGCGCTGGCAGCGGCGGTATGA
- a CDS encoding methanol/ethanol family PQQ-dependent dehydrogenase — translation MTSKQWLLSSCVAFTCLISTYAVAGPIENYSSVTSARLENPEPGNWMLYRRTYDGQGYSPLNQINTSNVKDLKPVWTFSTGVIEGHEAPPIVNNGVMFAATPMGQVIALNAKTGEEYWRYKRQLPDDLFQLHPTSRGVGLWQDKVYFATTDDHVVALDAKTGKVVWDTKVQDYTKGQYLTLMPLVVDGKVIVGGSGGEFGVRGYVVAYDAESGKELWRTFTIPGEGEPGHETWSGDDWKSGGGSAWMTGTYDKDNKTILWGVGNAAPWPGSAHAGDNLYTSSVIGLDPETGKIKKHFQYHQNDSWDWDEVDAPMLVDLQRDGRSFKSLIHPGRDAIFWVLENKPDKINYVSGWPFVKTNVWKGIEAETGRPIVDPEHKPVIGKRVEFCPSLWGGKDWPSAAYSQSTKLVYVPANENFCGGFTGEKQPLVPGQLWLGTKPEDIGLTPAPNADHFGELQAWDPATGKKVWQHDFKTSQLFGSVTATAGDLVLAGGTNDRMFRIFNAKTGELLWEQKTNSGIMAMPMSYEVDGTQYIAVQSGWGVDAQRIQDALAGKVAGFENNVPQGGVIWVFALDKK, via the coding sequence ATGACAAGCAAGCAGTGGTTACTGTCGAGTTGTGTCGCATTCACATGCCTCATTTCGACCTATGCCGTCGCGGGGCCGATCGAAAACTACAGTTCGGTGACCTCAGCGCGTCTCGAAAATCCCGAACCCGGCAACTGGATGCTGTATCGCCGCACCTATGACGGACAGGGGTACAGTCCGCTCAACCAGATCAACACCTCCAACGTCAAGGACCTCAAGCCGGTCTGGACTTTTTCGACCGGCGTCATCGAGGGCCATGAGGCGCCGCCGATCGTCAACAATGGCGTGATGTTCGCCGCGACCCCGATGGGGCAGGTGATCGCGCTCAACGCCAAGACCGGCGAGGAATACTGGCGTTACAAGCGGCAGCTTCCCGACGATCTGTTCCAGTTGCATCCGACCAGCCGTGGCGTCGGCCTGTGGCAGGACAAGGTCTACTTCGCTACCACCGACGACCATGTCGTCGCGCTCGACGCCAAGACCGGCAAGGTGGTCTGGGACACCAAGGTCCAGGACTACACGAAGGGTCAATATCTGACGCTGATGCCGCTGGTGGTCGACGGCAAGGTGATCGTCGGCGGCTCCGGCGGTGAGTTTGGCGTGCGCGGCTATGTCGTCGCCTATGATGCCGAGAGCGGCAAAGAGCTCTGGCGCACCTTCACCATCCCCGGCGAAGGCGAGCCCGGGCACGAGACCTGGAGCGGCGACGACTGGAAGTCGGGCGGTGGATCGGCCTGGATGACCGGCACCTACGACAAGGACAACAAGACGATCCTTTGGGGCGTCGGCAACGCTGCGCCGTGGCCGGGCTCGGCTCACGCCGGCGACAACCTCTACACCAGCTCGGTGATCGGCCTCGATCCCGAGACGGGCAAGATCAAGAAGCACTTCCAGTATCACCAGAACGATTCCTGGGACTGGGACGAGGTCGATGCGCCGATGCTGGTCGACCTGCAGCGTGACGGACGCTCGTTCAAGAGCCTGATCCACCCGGGACGCGACGCGATCTTCTGGGTGCTCGAGAACAAGCCCGACAAGATCAACTACGTGTCCGGCTGGCCGTTCGTGAAGACCAATGTCTGGAAGGGCATCGAGGCCGAGACCGGCCGGCCGATCGTCGATCCCGAGCACAAGCCGGTGATCGGCAAGCGGGTCGAGTTCTGCCCGTCGCTGTGGGGCGGCAAGGATTGGCCGTCGGCGGCGTACAGCCAGAGCACCAAGCTCGTCTACGTTCCCGCCAACGAGAACTTCTGCGGCGGCTTCACGGGCGAGAAGCAGCCCTTGGTTCCCGGCCAACTCTGGCTCGGCACCAAGCCGGAGGACATCGGGCTAACGCCGGCACCGAACGCCGATCATTTCGGCGAGTTGCAGGCGTGGGATCCGGCCACCGGCAAGAAGGTCTGGCAGCACGACTTCAAGACTTCGCAGCTGTTCGGCTCGGTGACGGCGACCGCGGGCGACCTGGTTCTCGCTGGCGGCACCAATGACCGGATGTTCCGCATCTTCAACGCCAAGACCGGCGAGCTGTTGTGGGAGCAGAAGACCAACTCCGGCATCATGGCGATGCCGATGTCCTATGAGGTCGACGGGACGCAGTACATCGCGGTCCAGTCGGGCTGGGGCGTCGACGCGCAGCGCATCCAGGACGCGCTCGCCGGCAAGGTTGCGGGCTTCGAGAACAACGTCCCGCAAGGCGGCGTGATCTGGGTGTTCGCGCTCGACAAGAAGTAG
- a CDS encoding Rieske (2Fe-2S) protein encodes MSESNPSASVEQRVESDASGSFADPTRRAVLTALAGCACLAAIEPAAADDEDQPGASERPQKADVLVRAEGDKAGQVIKSDDLKLGGPPIRAWPQDPKTSVVRKGSRLNEVVIVKLDPSELDDATRARAPDGIVCYSVICTHAGCPITAWLKEEQGDKNVLKCLCHNSEYDPRQNAQVVFGPAPRRLAALPLTVADGAITVAAPFVGKVGAQQGG; translated from the coding sequence ATGTCGGAGTCCAACCCCAGCGCTTCCGTCGAACAGAGAGTTGAATCCGATGCATCGGGTTCGTTCGCGGACCCGACGCGTCGCGCGGTGTTGACCGCGCTTGCGGGCTGCGCCTGTCTCGCCGCGATCGAACCCGCAGCCGCCGACGATGAAGACCAGCCCGGCGCCAGTGAGCGACCGCAAAAAGCCGACGTGCTGGTGCGCGCCGAAGGCGACAAGGCCGGCCAGGTCATCAAGTCGGATGATCTGAAACTCGGCGGACCGCCCATTCGCGCCTGGCCGCAGGACCCGAAGACCTCGGTCGTCCGCAAGGGCTCGCGGCTCAACGAGGTCGTGATCGTCAAGCTCGATCCGAGCGAACTCGACGATGCCACGCGCGCCCGCGCGCCTGACGGCATCGTCTGCTACTCGGTCATCTGCACGCATGCCGGATGTCCGATCACTGCCTGGTTGAAGGAAGAGCAGGGCGACAAGAACGTTCTGAAATGCCTCTGTCACAACTCCGAATACGATCCGCGGCAGAATGCGCAGGTCGTGTTCGGGCCGGCGCCACGTCGCCTCGCGGCATTGCCGCTGACGGTTGCCGACGGCGCGATCACGGTCGCAGCGCCATTCGTCGGGAAGGTGGGTGCTCAGCAAGGAGGATGA
- a CDS encoding molybdopterin cofactor-binding domain-containing protein produces MNIRTNIPTNSRKLRGFEKHVKVENLSRRSILKGLGIAGSFVLAAPVMTRQAFAYETGAGKMPHGVVVDPRVFVAIAPDGVVTILAHRAEMGTGVRTSLPLIVAEEMEADWSRVHVQQAHGDEVKFGNQDTDGSRSTRHYLIPMRQIGASARSMLEAAAAKKWGVPVTEVKAQNHEVVHSSSGRKIGFGDLAGDAAKESVPSVEGLKLKDPKDFRYLGKGQVSIVDLHDITTGKAHYGADTRLPGLKYAVIARPSVTGGKVKSFDDSAAMKVPGVEKVMEVKGWPWPSKFQPLGGVAVIARNTGAAIKGRDALKIVWDDGANGKYDSVTYRASLEEAARKPGLVVRKEGDVDAALKSADKVIVGEYYLPHLAHVSMEPPVAVADVKGDKAQIWAPVQSPGGTREDVAKTLGIPEDNVTVNVTLLGGGFGRKSKCDFALEAALLSKELGAPVKVQWTREDDVHHDFLHTVSVERIEAGLDKSGKVIAWRHRSVAPTIASTFAAGANHEAPFELGMGLIDNPFEIANLQCENPEAAAFTRIGWFRSVSNIPRAFAVQSMVGEIAHATGRDQKEMLLELIGSPRIVNLSSVKDPWNYGEPYDSYPIDTARLRKVVELVAEKGEWGRTVPKGHGLGIAVHRSFVSYIATIVEVAIDDKGKLTVPRVDTAIDCGTYVNPERIASQIEGAAIMGLSLAKYGEISFKDGKVQQSNFDDFPVIRIDESPVITNVYIVPPGADTPPSGVGEPGVPPFAPALSNAIFAATGKRIRALPIGKQLET; encoded by the coding sequence ATGAACATCCGCACCAACATACCGACCAATTCTCGCAAGCTCCGCGGCTTCGAGAAGCACGTGAAGGTCGAGAACCTTTCGCGCCGCAGCATCCTCAAGGGTCTCGGCATCGCCGGCTCTTTCGTGCTCGCCGCGCCCGTGATGACGCGCCAGGCGTTCGCCTATGAGACCGGCGCCGGCAAGATGCCGCACGGCGTCGTGGTCGACCCGCGCGTGTTCGTCGCGATCGCCCCCGATGGCGTCGTCACTATCCTGGCGCACCGCGCCGAGATGGGCACCGGCGTCCGCACCAGCCTGCCCTTGATCGTCGCCGAGGAAATGGAGGCCGACTGGTCGCGCGTCCATGTCCAGCAGGCGCATGGCGACGAGGTCAAGTTCGGCAACCAGGACACCGACGGGTCGCGCAGCACGCGGCACTATCTGATCCCGATGCGCCAGATCGGCGCCTCCGCGCGTTCAATGCTGGAAGCCGCCGCCGCCAAGAAATGGGGCGTGCCGGTGACCGAGGTGAAGGCGCAGAACCATGAGGTTGTGCACAGCTCAAGTGGACGCAAGATCGGCTTCGGCGATCTCGCCGGCGATGCCGCCAAGGAGTCGGTGCCGAGCGTTGAAGGCCTCAAGCTCAAGGACCCGAAGGACTTCCGCTATCTCGGCAAGGGCCAGGTCTCGATCGTCGACCTGCACGACATCACGACTGGCAAGGCGCATTACGGCGCCGATACCCGCCTGCCCGGCCTGAAATATGCTGTCATTGCCCGTCCGTCGGTCACCGGCGGCAAGGTCAAGTCATTCGATGACAGCGCGGCGATGAAAGTGCCCGGCGTCGAGAAGGTGATGGAGGTCAAGGGCTGGCCCTGGCCGTCCAAGTTCCAGCCGCTCGGCGGCGTGGCCGTGATCGCGCGCAACACCGGTGCTGCGATCAAGGGCCGCGACGCGCTGAAGATCGTCTGGGATGACGGCGCCAACGGCAAGTACGACTCCGTCACGTATCGTGCTTCACTGGAAGAGGCCGCGCGCAAGCCCGGCCTCGTGGTGCGCAAGGAAGGCGACGTCGATGCGGCCCTGAAGAGCGCCGACAAGGTGATCGTGGGCGAATATTATCTGCCGCATCTCGCCCATGTCAGCATGGAGCCGCCGGTCGCGGTTGCCGACGTCAAGGGCGACAAGGCCCAGATCTGGGCGCCGGTGCAGAGCCCCGGCGGCACCCGCGAGGATGTCGCCAAGACGCTCGGCATCCCCGAGGACAATGTCACCGTCAACGTGACACTGCTCGGCGGCGGCTTCGGCCGCAAGTCGAAATGCGACTTCGCGCTCGAGGCGGCATTGCTGTCGAAGGAACTCGGCGCGCCGGTCAAGGTGCAGTGGACCCGTGAGGACGATGTGCATCACGACTTCCTGCACACCGTCTCCGTGGAACGGATCGAGGCCGGTCTCGACAAGAGCGGCAAAGTCATCGCGTGGCGGCACCGCAGCGTGGCGCCGACCATCGCCTCGACCTTCGCCGCCGGCGCCAACCACGAAGCGCCGTTCGAGCTCGGCATGGGCCTGATCGACAACCCGTTCGAGATCGCCAATCTGCAGTGCGAGAATCCGGAAGCGGCCGCGTTCACGCGGATCGGCTGGTTCCGCTCGGTCTCCAACATCCCGCGCGCCTTCGCTGTGCAATCCATGGTCGGGGAAATCGCGCATGCGACGGGTCGCGACCAGAAGGAGATGCTGCTGGAGCTGATCGGAAGCCCGCGGATCGTCAACCTGTCCTCGGTGAAGGATCCCTGGAACTACGGCGAGCCCTATGACAGCTATCCGATCGACACCGCGCGGCTGCGCAAGGTGGTCGAACTGGTCGCCGAGAAGGGCGAGTGGGGCCGTACCGTGCCGAAAGGCCATGGTCTCGGCATCGCCGTGCATCGTTCCTTCGTCAGCTACATCGCGACCATCGTCGAGGTGGCGATCGACGACAAGGGCAAGCTCACGGTGCCGCGGGTCGACACCGCGATCGATTGCGGCACTTACGTCAACCCGGAGCGGATCGCCTCGCAGATCGAAGGCGCTGCGATCATGGGGCTGAGCCTCGCCAAATATGGCGAGATCAGCTTCAAGGACGGCAAGGTGCAGCAGAGCAATTTCGACGACTTCCCGGTGATCCGGATCGACGAGTCGCCTGTGATCACCAACGTCTACATCGTGCCGCCTGGGGCGGACACCCCGCCCAGCGGCGTCGGCGAACCCGGCGTGCCGCCGTTCGCACCGGCCCTGAGCAACGCGATCTTTGCCGCCACCGGAAAGCGCATCCGCGCCCTTCCGATCGGCAAGCAGCTGGAGACGTGA
- a CDS encoding (2Fe-2S)-binding protein yields MIKLKINGQEQNWDGDPDLSLLWYLRDEAGLTGTKFGCGQALCGACTVIIDKEAVRACITSVSDVAGREVTTIEGLHPTGDHPVQKAWRQVNVPQCGYCQAGQIMQAAALLDQNPKPNHDQIREAMSGNICRCGCYQRIENAVHLASTGV; encoded by the coding sequence ATGATCAAACTAAAAATCAACGGCCAGGAACAGAATTGGGACGGCGACCCGGATCTTTCGCTGCTCTGGTATCTCCGTGACGAAGCAGGGCTCACGGGCACCAAGTTCGGCTGCGGCCAGGCGCTGTGCGGCGCCTGCACCGTGATCATCGACAAGGAGGCGGTGCGCGCCTGCATCACCTCGGTCTCCGACGTCGCCGGCCGCGAGGTCACCACCATCGAGGGGCTGCACCCGACCGGCGACCATCCGGTGCAGAAGGCGTGGCGCCAGGTCAATGTTCCGCAGTGCGGCTATTGCCAGGCCGGCCAGATCATGCAGGCCGCGGCGCTGCTGGACCAGAACCCGAAGCCCAACCACGACCAGATCCGCGAAGCCATGTCGGGCAACATCTGCCGCTGCGGCTGCTACCAGCGGATCGAGAATGCCGTCCATCTCGCATCGACGGGAGTGTGA
- a CDS encoding UPF0182 family protein — protein sequence MTIGITGPGRKVPRQSGVVRLIVAAVVITICLILLSFASDFLVDWLWFSSIGYLEVFLTAIGAKAIVFSAVLTATAVVLWLNGVLAARFAMQQPRRIPAAPWKVAGVTPPPDLSAMLRDRLTRPWFVALGAGLLGVLVAAGEAGNWGIFLQFLYHVPYGAEDPLYNRDIGFYLFALPAYLAIKNWMLLAIVLSALFAGAIYWAHGDIEYDVHNRSISPTVIAHGSALVGLLFAVKAWSYGLDRYLLLYGDNGVVVGASYTDVHLGLPALWLMIGLSIIAAFIAWANLRARTYRLLAAGFILVGAGSVVLSSVVPSLFRHFVVKPTELQLEKPYIERNIALTRQAYNLDRIAAKPFAAEQRLTFKTLEANKATIDNIRLWDWLPLSNTYAQLQEIRTYYKFHDLDVDRYWLDGSYQSVMLSARELRASLLPANAQTWVNRHVLFTHGNGAVMSPVTRKSPEGLPFFYLRDIPPVADGGPKIEEPRIYFGEESDDYVIVKASIPEFDYPKGKDNVYAAYDGSGGVPIGALGWRTLFAYYFNDANLVLSSYITADSRIMIRRNITERVRTIAPFLRLDHDPYLVVSNGRLFWMQDAYTTSSYFPSAQPVPELDLNYIRNSVKIVVDAYNGTVDFYLIDPRDPIAATYQRIFPSLFKPFTAMPADLQKHIRYPEDLFLIQARLYQTYHMEQAETFYNREDFWQFPRQPGGDGTSVMTPYYIIMRLPGEPQAEFFLMLPMVPSRRDNMIAWLAARCDAPDYGKLIVYEFPKDKLVYGPFQIEARINQNTEISQQLTLWNQMGSRVIRGANLLVIPIENSILYVSPLYMRAELGHLPELKRVIAAYGEHVVMKETLADALAALFAEPGAVPAVSNATDAVSPAGGAASPAQQALDRYNQAVERLKAGDWKGFGTQFDALREPLEEMNRRSVGH from the coding sequence ATGACGATCGGGATTACCGGACCCGGCCGGAAGGTACCACGGCAAAGTGGCGTGGTCAGGCTGATCGTTGCGGCCGTCGTCATCACGATTTGCCTGATCCTGCTCTCGTTCGCGAGCGACTTCCTGGTCGATTGGCTTTGGTTCTCCTCGATCGGTTATCTCGAGGTTTTCCTGACGGCGATCGGCGCCAAGGCAATCGTCTTTTCCGCGGTCTTGACGGCGACCGCCGTCGTCCTCTGGCTGAACGGAGTGCTGGCGGCGCGGTTTGCCATGCAGCAGCCGCGACGGATTCCGGCTGCCCCGTGGAAGGTGGCCGGTGTTACGCCGCCGCCCGATCTGTCCGCAATGCTGCGCGATCGACTAACACGGCCGTGGTTTGTCGCGCTCGGTGCGGGTTTGCTCGGTGTGCTGGTTGCCGCAGGCGAAGCCGGCAACTGGGGCATCTTCCTGCAGTTTCTCTACCATGTGCCCTATGGCGCGGAGGATCCGCTCTACAACAGGGACATCGGCTTCTATCTCTTTGCACTACCCGCCTATCTCGCGATCAAGAACTGGATGCTGCTCGCAATCGTCCTGAGTGCGCTGTTTGCCGGAGCGATCTACTGGGCGCACGGCGACATCGAGTACGATGTTCACAACCGATCAATCTCGCCGACGGTCATCGCACATGGCTCGGCGCTGGTTGGCCTTCTGTTCGCGGTGAAGGCCTGGTCCTATGGGCTCGACCGCTATCTGCTGCTCTACGGCGACAATGGTGTCGTGGTCGGGGCAAGCTACACCGATGTCCATCTGGGGCTGCCGGCGCTGTGGCTGATGATCGGGCTTTCGATTATCGCGGCGTTCATCGCATGGGCCAATTTGCGCGCCCGCACCTACCGGCTTCTTGCCGCCGGGTTCATCCTCGTCGGCGCCGGCTCTGTCGTGCTGTCGAGCGTCGTCCCTTCGCTGTTCCGGCACTTCGTCGTCAAACCGACGGAGTTGCAGCTCGAGAAGCCGTACATTGAACGCAACATCGCGCTCACCAGGCAGGCCTACAATCTCGACCGGATCGCAGCCAAGCCGTTTGCCGCCGAACAGCGGCTGACGTTCAAGACGCTGGAAGCGAACAAGGCCACCATCGACAATATCCGGCTCTGGGACTGGCTGCCGCTGTCGAATACCTACGCGCAACTGCAGGAGATCCGTACCTACTACAAATTCCACGATCTTGACGTCGATCGCTACTGGCTCGACGGCTCCTACCAGAGCGTGATGCTCTCGGCCCGCGAACTGCGGGCCTCCCTGCTGCCGGCAAACGCCCAGACCTGGGTCAATCGCCACGTGCTGTTTACGCACGGCAATGGTGCGGTGATGAGCCCGGTCACCCGCAAGAGCCCAGAAGGACTGCCGTTCTTCTATTTGCGCGATATTCCGCCGGTTGCGGACGGCGGTCCCAAGATCGAGGAACCGCGCATCTACTTCGGCGAAGAGAGCGACGACTACGTCATCGTCAAGGCCAGCATCCCGGAGTTCGATTATCCGAAGGGGAAAGACAACGTCTATGCGGCCTATGACGGCAGTGGCGGTGTTCCGATCGGAGCATTGGGATGGAGAACGCTGTTCGCCTACTACTTCAATGACGCGAATCTGGTCCTCTCAAGCTACATCACGGCCGACAGCCGGATCATGATCCGGCGCAATATCACGGAACGCGTGCGCACGATCGCTCCATTCCTCAGGCTCGATCATGATCCCTATCTGGTCGTCAGCAACGGGCGGCTGTTCTGGATGCAGGACGCCTACACCACGAGCTCCTATTTCCCCTCCGCGCAGCCCGTGCCGGAGCTCGATCTCAACTACATCAGGAATTCGGTGAAAATTGTTGTCGATGCCTATAACGGGACGGTTGATTTCTATCTGATCGACCCACGCGACCCCATTGCAGCGACCTACCAGCGTATCTTTCCGAGCCTGTTCAAGCCGTTCACGGCCATGCCGGCGGATTTGCAGAAGCACATTCGCTATCCGGAGGATCTGTTCCTGATTCAGGCGCGGCTCTATCAAACCTATCACATGGAGCAGGCCGAAACTTTCTATAACCGAGAGGACTTCTGGCAGTTTCCGCGACAGCCGGGCGGCGATGGCACCTCGGTGATGACCCCCTATTACATCATCATGCGGCTGCCCGGCGAGCCGCAGGCCGAGTTCTTCCTCATGCTTCCCATGGTGCCGAGTCGTCGCGACAATATGATCGCGTGGCTCGCTGCGCGTTGCGACGCCCCCGACTACGGCAAACTGATCGTCTACGAATTCCCAAAGGACAAGCTTGTCTACGGGCCGTTTCAGATCGAGGCGCGGATCAACCAGAACACCGAGATCTCGCAACAACTCACGCTGTGGAATCAGATGGGCTCGCGGGTGATACGCGGTGCGAACCTGCTGGTGATCCCGATCGAGAACTCGATCCTTTATGTCTCGCCGCTCTATATGCGCGCCGAGCTTGGACACCTGCCGGAGCTGAAACGCGTGATCGCAGCCTACGGTGAGCATGTCGTGATGAAGGAGACGCTCGCTGATGCCCTGGCCGCGTTGTTCGCAGAGCCCGGTGCGGTGCCGGCGGTTTCAAACGCAACGGACGCGGTGTCCCCTGCGGGCGGGGCGGCGAGCCCGGCGCAGCAGGCGCTCGATCGCTACAATCAGGCGGTGGAGCGATTGAAGGCCGGAGACTGGAAAGGTTTCGGCACGCAGTTCGATGCCCTGCGCGAGCCCCTGGAGGAAATGAACCGACGCTCCGTCGGTCACTGA